The Cytobacillus sp. NJ13 sequence TTTTACCGCAGCTCGCTGAAATGGGAATTTTATTACACTTATTTGCATATAACGCATATTTACTTTCAGATAAAACATTTTACTTTCGAATAAATAAGATTTACCCTCGGATAAACCAAATTATCTATTGCATAGTTATCACACCACTGCTACCGCAGCAAAGAACTCATTGTAAAGCGCCTGTACCGCGCGTTTTTCATCCACTGCCTGTACGCCAAACATCATGCTCACTTCAGATGAGCCCTGATTGATCATTTCCATATTTACTTTCGCTTTAGCGAGGGCTTTGGAGGCGCGGGCCATTGTTCCGATATTTTGGCGCATCCCTTCACCAACCACCATGATAAGCGACAGGCTGTGCTGGATTTTCACCTCATCTGCGTGAAGTTCATGTTGAATGCGGCTAAGTATTTCTTCCTCCATACCATCAGTAAATTGGTTTTCACGAAGAATAATGGAGATGTCATCAATTCCTGACGGCGTATGCTCATAGCTGAGGCCATACTCTTCCAAAATGGTCAGCAGCTTCCTCCCGAAGCCGACTTCCCTGTTCATTAAGTATTTGCCGACGTATATGCTGCAGAATCCCTGATCACTTGCAATCCCGATCACAGGTCCGTTTGTATTATCGCGCTCGTTCACAATCCTGGTGCCAGGAGCAGATGGATTATTCGTATTTTTAATCTGCACAGGAATTCCAGCCCTGAATGCCGGCACAAGTGCTTCATCATGCAGGACTGTAAAACCTGCATAGGAAAGCTCCCGCATTTCTCGGTATGTCAGTTCCTTGATTTCTTTAGGCCTTTCCACAATAAATGGATTTACCGAATATACAGCATCCACATCTGTAAAGTTTTCATACAAATCCGCTTTGGCTGCCCCAGCCAAAATGGAACCTGTCACATCCGATCCGCTTCTTGAAAATGTGAACACCTGCCCATCCCTGCTATATCCAAAGAAGCCTGGAAAAATGATAATCCCGTGCTGTTCCCTTAAGGAATATAGATTCTCATATGCCTCAGGAAGGACCTGTGCATTTCCGGGCTCTGGGCTTACGAGCAATCCCGCTTCTTTCGGGTTCACATACCTTGCTTCCACTCCCTGCTGCTGAAAATAAGCTGCAACAAGCTTAGCGTTATTATCCTCGCCGCTCGCCTTGATCAGATCCATAAAAACTTCAGGATCATCTGTATCGCTGGAGAGCCTTGTAAAAAGATCCTCCCTAATGATATCTTTAATGTCCAGACCCAGCTCCAATTCATCAGCTATTTGGCCATACCGATCCAATACAGCTTCAGCCAAGTCATCTGCTGCTTCCCCCTGAATCCGTTTCTCTGCACACGCGATTAATAAATCAGTAACCTTATTATCTGCTGAAAATCGCTTTCCAGGAGCCGAGACGACTATTATCTTCCGCTCTGGATCAGCATTTA is a genomic window containing:
- a CDS encoding aspartate kinase, with amino-acid sequence MKVVKFGGSSLASGKQLEKVFNIVNADPERKIIVVSAPGKRFSADNKVTDLLIACAEKRIQGEAADDLAEAVLDRYGQIADELELGLDIKDIIREDLFTRLSSDTDDPEVFMDLIKASGEDNNAKLVAAYFQQQGVEARYVNPKEAGLLVSPEPGNAQVLPEAYENLYSLREQHGIIIFPGFFGYSRDGQVFTFSRSGSDVTGSILAGAAKADLYENFTDVDAVYSVNPFIVERPKEIKELTYREMRELSYAGFTVLHDEALVPAFRAGIPVQIKNTNNPSAPGTRIVNERDNTNGPVIGIASDQGFCSIYVGKYLMNREVGFGRKLLTILEEYGLSYEHTPSGIDDISIILRENQFTDGMEEEILSRIQHELHADEVKIQHSLSLIMVVGEGMRQNIGTMARASKALAKAKVNMEMINQGSSEVSMMFGVQAVDEKRAVQALYNEFFAAVAVV